One part of the Spirochaetota bacterium genome encodes these proteins:
- a CDS encoding energy transducer TonB, protein MKFTFPKKAENIKYLILALLISVLLYLLLPVSYYLFYSQVNKILNAREAKTVKVDVVQIQKKERKILKIEKPKKKRLERFQKKFFSRFDLDLSVLSSEDGGPGIMASGFENVIEEGEADIPPIKRIFMPPRYPTRAKEEGIEAKVIAKLLIDEMGNVVRVRIIDAPRFWGFGEAVIEASKNWKFEPAKLNNLPVKVWATQVVEFRL, encoded by the coding sequence ATGAAATTTACCTTTCCAAAGAAGGCGGAGAATATTAAATATCTCATCCTGGCCCTGCTAATTAGCGTATTATTATATCTTCTGCTTCCTGTTTCCTATTATCTCTTTTACTCGCAGGTCAATAAAATCCTGAATGCGAGAGAGGCAAAGACCGTTAAGGTGGATGTTGTACAGATTCAAAAGAAGGAAAGAAAGATTTTAAAGATTGAAAAACCGAAAAAGAAGAGATTAGAGAGATTTCAAAAGAAGTTCTTTTCGAGATTTGATCTTGATCTTTCGGTTTTATCCTCAGAGGATGGCGGCCCTGGCATCATGGCTTCAGGATTTGAGAATGTTATTGAAGAGGGAGAGGCGGATATACCCCCAATAAAAAGGATATTTATGCCGCCTAGGTATCCAACCCGGGCCAAGGAAGAGGGCATAGAGGCTAAGGTGATCGCTAAGCTATTGATTGATGAGATGGGAAACGTTGTTCGGGTGAGGATCATAGATGCTCCGCGCTTCTGGGGATTTGGCGAGGCCGTAATTGAGGCGTCAAAGAACTGGAAGTTTGAACCGGCGAAATTGAACAACCTGCCTGTCAAGGTATGGGCTACACAGGTGGTGGAGTTTAGATTATGA